From Polaribacter haliotis:
GATCTGAACCACCATTTCTAATCACGTAAATTAATCCGTTTTCAGAAATATAATTTACATACCAAGAAATTTCGTCTGCATGTCCTTCAATAACTACTTTATATTTTGCATCAGGATTTATTACACCAACAGCAGAACCATACGTATCTGTAATAAATTCGTCTACATAAGGTTTTAGATACTCCATCCAGATTTTTTGACCTTCCCATTCGTAACCAGTTGGAGCTGCATTGTTTAAGTATTTTTCTAAAAATGTAAGTGATTCTTTATTTAAAATTGATTTTTTTGCCATTATTTATATATTTATAAAAGTTGATATATTCTTGATGAATGTAAAAATAAAGCGAATTTTTATGATTTGCATTAAAATAATCATAAAAAAGTGTAACAAAAGTGCTTACTTTTACACTAACCATCAAAGTTAAAAAGCCAAAAGCCAATCATATGAAATTAGTAATAAAAAACTTAACAAAGACATATAAAAACGGAGTGAAAGCAATAGATAACCTAAGCATCGAAATTGGTACAGGAATGTTTGGTTTATTAGGGCCAAATGGAGCAGGAAAATCTTCTTTAATGCGAACAATTGCCACTTTGCAAAGTCCAGATTCAGGTTCAATTACTTTTGGAGATATTAATGTATTAGAAGACAATATGTCTTTGAGAAAAATACTAGGTTATTTGCCACAATCTTTTGGTGTATACCCAAAAATGTCTGCAGAAGATTTGTTAGATTATTTCGCAACTTTAAAAGGTGTTTCTAACAAAGAAGAGAGAAAAACCATTGTAAGAGAAGTTTTAGAAATTACGAACTTATATGATGTTAGAAGAAAACACGTTGCTGGCTATTCTGGAGGAATGAAACAACGTTTTGGAATTGCACAACTTCTATTAAATAACCCAAAATTAATTATCGTTGATGAACCAACTGCAGGTTTAGACCCTGCTGAAAGACATAAGTTTTTAAATGTTTTAAGGGAAGTTGGTAGTAATTGTACCATTATATTTTCTACTCATATTGTAGAAGATGTTAAAGAACTCTGTAAT
This genomic window contains:
- a CDS encoding ABC transporter ATP-binding protein, which encodes MKLVIKNLTKTYKNGVKAIDNLSIEIGTGMFGLLGPNGAGKSSLMRTIATLQSPDSGSITFGDINVLEDNMSLRKILGYLPQSFGVYPKMSAEDLLDYFATLKGVSNKEERKTIVREVLEITNLYDVRRKHVAGYSGGMKQRFGIAQLLLNNPKLIIVDEPTAGLDPAERHKFLNVLREVGSNCTIIFSTHIVEDVKELCNEMAVLNGGKILKHTTPQKATKELDGTIWTKVIDKENLEENMKLYNVLSRNFNPDNTLNIRVHALEKPSEEFIASEPQLDDVYFIALKQDEPALV